In Candidatus Woesearchaeota archaeon, the following proteins share a genomic window:
- a CDS encoding divalent-cation tolerance protein CutA produces MGAVVFVYTPLPSKELAEQIATRLVEKKLAACGNIFGPIKSVYEWEGTIAQESEFVLLAKTSKENVEQVKREIGALHPYTVPRIVSFLVSANKDFADWVVSQTKAGGTRRQGKR; encoded by the coding sequence ATGGGAGCTGTTGTCTTTGTTTACACGCCACTTCCTTCCAAGGAGCTCGCAGAACAGATTGCCACTCGCCTGGTTGAGAAAAAACTCGCGGCGTGCGGCAATATTTTCGGCCCGATAAAGAGTGTGTACGAGTGGGAAGGAACGATTGCACAGGAGAGCGAGTTTGTTTTGCTGGCAAAAACGAGCAAGGAAAACGTTGAGCAGGTGAAACGAGAAATTGGTGCACTGCATCCGTACACTGTTCCGCGCATCGTCAGTTTTCTCGTGAGCGCGAACAAGGACTTCGCTGATTGGGTTGTGAGCCAAACGAAAGCAGGAGGCACGCGGCGACAGGGAAAACGGTAG